One genomic window of Methyloceanibacter sp. wino2 includes the following:
- a CDS encoding DUF3303 domain-containing protein: protein MLFVCYVTIDPDARDESLARFMENGVVEPSGVKLLGAWISLTQQETWSIFESDSAEAIMALFDPWTDLNVHQIAPVMDFDGLKKFLESKG, encoded by the coding sequence ATGCTTTTTGTTTGCTATGTGACGATCGATCCCGACGCGCGCGATGAGAGCTTGGCGCGATTCATGGAGAACGGCGTGGTCGAACCCTCAGGCGTGAAGCTGCTCGGCGCGTGGATATCGCTCACGCAGCAGGAAACCTGGAGCATCTTCGAATCAGACAGCGCCGAAGCGATCATGGCCCTGTTCGACCCCTGGACGGATCTCAACGTGCACCAGATCGCCCCGGTCATGGATTTCGATGGCTTGAAGAAATTCCTCGAATCGAAGGGATAG
- a CDS encoding GNAT family N-acetyltransferase, with protein MSRLVQADVGAERTPSGAQVWLRPMDASDELLIFGWQWEPGARTHSRNTNSPSREEHAAWMAEKLADPSCHPMVIMVDGRPRGVLRLDRRGDEGFEVSILITESARGKGIGSAALRAANGLAPHLRLLAEIFPKNTASLRAFAKAGFEPTGGTWYARETIDRLPAGN; from the coding sequence ATGTCACGACTAGTTCAAGCCGATGTCGGCGCCGAACGAACCCCTTCCGGCGCGCAGGTGTGGCTCCGGCCCATGGACGCAAGCGACGAGCTGTTGATCTTCGGTTGGCAATGGGAACCCGGCGCACGCACCCATTCGCGCAATACCAATTCGCCATCGCGTGAAGAACACGCCGCCTGGATGGCGGAGAAGCTCGCCGATCCTTCGTGCCATCCGATGGTCATCATGGTGGACGGCAGGCCCAGAGGGGTGCTTCGCCTCGACCGCCGCGGCGACGAAGGTTTCGAGGTCAGCATCCTGATCACCGAAAGTGCGCGCGGAAAAGGCATCGGCAGCGCGGCTCTGCGAGCCGCCAACGGGCTGGCGCCGCACTTGCGGCTTCTCGCGGAGATATTCCCCAAGAACACGGCGTCCTTGCGCGCCTTCGCCAAGGCCGGATTCGAACCAACCGGCGGGACATGGTATGCGCGCGAGACAATCGATCGCCTGCCTGCCGGAAATTGA
- a CDS encoding DNA gyrase inhibitor YacG, translated as MTAGRDSKAAQKAVARCPICRKPTVKAHRPFCSKRCAELDLGRWLKGAYAVPGDPAEEAYPEPPAGWDED; from the coding sequence GTGACCGCCGGCCGGGACAGCAAAGCGGCGCAAAAGGCGGTCGCGCGCTGCCCGATCTGCCGCAAGCCGACAGTCAAGGCCCATCGTCCCTTCTGCTCGAAGCGCTGCGCGGAGCTCGATCTCGGGCGCTGGCTCAAGGGCGCCTATGCGGTTCCCGGAGACCCGGCCGAGGAGGCCTATCCCGAGCCGCCCGCCGGCTGGGACGAAGACTAA
- a CDS encoding DUF2189 domain-containing protein encodes METSGGLPDIAIVDWKAPFRWLAGGWRDLWKAPVPCLTYGLLLAIVSFAIGYALVVSNAEFWALALTCGFVFVAPMIAMGLYQAGRSIERGEKPTLGEMLYVRDAVRGDLAYLGLFLLMIYLLWGRIAQIVYGLSTYQLHRTVDDFVTFALTTSDGNTMLVTGTLAGGLIAFLTYCGVVVAAPMLLDRHTGVFTTIATSVRAVAENFWPMLLWAAILGVLTLASAATGFIALIVVFPWLGLASWRAYRDLVPGPLPE; translated from the coding sequence GTGGAGACTTCAGGCGGACTGCCCGATATCGCCATTGTCGATTGGAAGGCGCCGTTCCGGTGGCTCGCCGGAGGCTGGCGCGATCTTTGGAAGGCGCCGGTGCCCTGCCTGACCTATGGCCTTCTCCTCGCGATCGTGAGTTTTGCCATCGGCTACGCGTTGGTCGTCTCCAACGCGGAGTTTTGGGCCTTGGCCTTGACCTGCGGCTTCGTGTTCGTCGCCCCAATGATCGCCATGGGGCTGTACCAGGCGGGACGCAGCATCGAGCGCGGCGAGAAGCCGACGCTCGGAGAGATGCTCTATGTCCGGGACGCCGTCCGCGGCGATCTTGCCTATCTCGGTCTATTCCTGCTGATGATCTACCTGCTTTGGGGGCGTATCGCCCAGATCGTGTATGGCCTGTCGACCTATCAGTTGCATCGGACCGTCGACGACTTCGTCACCTTCGCTCTGACGACGTCCGACGGGAACACCATGCTTGTCACGGGCACGCTCGCCGGCGGCTTGATCGCCTTTCTCACCTATTGCGGAGTCGTCGTGGCCGCGCCGATGCTGCTCGATCGCCATACAGGGGTGTTCACCACCATCGCCACCAGCGTCCGGGCCGTGGCCGAGAATTTTTGGCCGATGCTCCTGTGGGCCGCGATCCTCGGCGTCTTGACCCTGGCGAGCGCCGCGACCGGCTTCATCGCGCTGATCGTCGTGTTCCCGTGGCTCGGTCTTGCCAGCTGGCGCGCCTACCGCGACCTGGTCCCTGGGCCTCTGCCGGAATAA
- a CDS encoding D-alanyl-D-alanine carboxypeptidase/D-alanyl-D-alanine-endopeptidase produces the protein MWSRLLILAFVLLPAQGLAAAAFAGAKERVRALAPNGIVYVIDEQGTELITQNADKPFVPASVAKVVTSWLAMEVLGPAYRFKTHFYLDENRVLYVRGGGDPMLVSEELALLAPELVAAIGTEPITGMVLDPSYYPEKVSIPGIEDNSRSYNALNSALAVNFNTISAVRRGTKVYPGEKQTPLTPLAVSQFRSRGPNGRGRISLAKDPELSLIYAGELLEAFIEKSGGKVEGKITIGPVPPGLQPVYVHQQSRSLAAIINLLLIGSNNYIANQVFLEIGAARYGGPVSLEKSLKVANEMLAAHGLQDDIYLEEGSGLSRGNRFTAQGLAKVLDLFVTYAELMHGHDGGTNKTGTMSGIRTLAGYADTANHGRVRFVIALRGGGRLRYSVLKAIEQGL, from the coding sequence ATGTGGTCCCGCCTGCTGATCCTTGCCTTCGTTCTCCTGCCCGCCCAAGGACTCGCCGCGGCTGCGTTCGCCGGCGCGAAGGAACGCGTCAGAGCGCTGGCGCCCAACGGCATTGTCTATGTGATCGACGAACAGGGCACCGAGCTCATCACGCAGAACGCCGACAAGCCGTTCGTGCCGGCTTCCGTCGCGAAAGTCGTGACCTCGTGGCTCGCGATGGAGGTCTTGGGGCCGGCCTATCGCTTCAAGACGCATTTCTATCTCGATGAGAATCGCGTGCTCTACGTGCGCGGCGGCGGCGACCCGATGCTGGTCTCCGAGGAGTTAGCCCTGCTGGCGCCGGAACTGGTCGCGGCGATCGGAACTGAGCCGATCACGGGCATGGTGCTGGATCCCAGCTACTACCCCGAGAAGGTCAGCATCCCGGGAATCGAAGACAACAGCCGCTCGTACAACGCGTTGAACTCCGCGCTGGCGGTGAACTTCAACACGATCAGCGCGGTGCGCCGCGGCACCAAGGTCTATCCCGGCGAGAAACAGACGCCCCTTACGCCGTTGGCCGTGAGTCAGTTCAGGTCACGGGGCCCGAACGGACGCGGCCGCATCAGCCTTGCGAAGGATCCCGAGCTCAGCCTGATCTATGCGGGAGAACTCCTCGAAGCATTCATCGAGAAATCCGGCGGCAAGGTCGAGGGCAAGATCACGATCGGGCCGGTGCCGCCAGGACTTCAACCTGTTTACGTGCATCAGCAGTCACGAAGCCTCGCGGCCATCATCAATCTGCTTCTGATCGGCTCCAACAACTACATCGCCAACCAGGTTTTCCTGGAGATCGGCGCGGCGCGTTACGGCGGCCCCGTGAGTCTCGAGAAGTCTCTCAAGGTCGCCAACGAGATGCTGGCCGCGCACGGGCTTCAAGACGACATCTATCTGGAAGAAGGTTCCGGTCTCAGCCGCGGCAACCGCTTCACGGCGCAGGGGCTCGCCAAGGTTCTCGATCTCTTCGTGACCTATGCGGAGCTGATGCACGGACACGACGGCGGCACGAACAAGACCGGCACCATGTCGGGGATCAGGACTTTGGCCGGCTATGCCGACACGGCCAATCATGGACGCGTGCGTTTCGTCATCGCCCTCAGAGGCGGCGGCCGGCTGCGCTACTCCGTGCTCAAGGCCATCGAGCAAGGACTCTAG
- the infA gene encoding translation initiation factor IF-1, translated as MAKEEMLEFPGVVTELLPNATFRVKLENEHEIIAHTAGRMRKNRIRVLAGDKVLVEMTPYDLTKGRITYRFK; from the coding sequence ATGGCGAAGGAAGAAATGCTCGAATTTCCGGGGGTGGTCACCGAACTCCTCCCGAATGCCACTTTCAGGGTGAAACTCGAGAACGAACACGAGATTATCGCCCACACGGCGGGACGTATGCGCAAGAACCGGATTAGGGTGCTTGCTGGTGACAAAGTTTTGGTCGAGATGACCCCTTATGATCTCACTAAAGGTCGGATCACTTACCGGTTTAAGTAG
- a CDS encoding DegT/DnrJ/EryC1/StrS aminotransferase family protein: MEAAGPDIPFFRLDLDDEDIASVVSVLRGGWLTAGPQVAAFEDEFEQFMGEGVRAVAVASNTAGMHLALEALGIAQGDEVIVPTLTFTATAEVVRALGADVVFVDIDPQTLCIDPDKIAEAITPRTRAIMPVHFGGLPCDMGRIYALAEPHGIHVVDDAAHALPASIDGVHVGAGASDAAVFSFYANKTITTGEGGMIVSRNESLIERCKLTRFHGIDRDSFDRSAPDLAKLCYDVVAPGFKYNMNDMAASLGRTQLSRAHDFHTRRQHIAARYHDGVAGLPLTLPAWPKSHQTHSWHLYPIQFHDRAARDRFLEHLSRHGVGFSIHYRPLHQMTYWRERNNLRDDQFPVATRYAERCVSLPIFASMRDDEIARVIDVVQAAFH; this comes from the coding sequence GTGGAGGCTGCAGGTCCGGACATTCCCTTTTTCCGGCTCGATCTCGACGACGAAGACATCGCTTCGGTGGTCTCCGTCCTTCGAGGCGGCTGGCTAACGGCCGGCCCGCAAGTGGCGGCGTTCGAGGACGAGTTCGAACAGTTCATGGGAGAGGGTGTTCGAGCCGTTGCGGTTGCATCCAACACGGCGGGAATGCATCTAGCTCTCGAGGCGCTCGGGATCGCCCAAGGCGATGAGGTCATCGTTCCGACGCTGACCTTCACGGCCACGGCGGAAGTCGTTCGCGCTCTCGGTGCCGATGTGGTGTTCGTCGATATCGATCCGCAAACGCTCTGCATCGATCCCGACAAGATTGCCGAGGCGATTACCCCGAGAACGCGCGCCATCATGCCGGTCCATTTCGGCGGGCTCCCTTGCGACATGGGCCGCATCTACGCACTGGCCGAACCCCATGGAATTCACGTCGTCGACGATGCTGCCCATGCGCTGCCGGCCTCAATAGACGGTGTTCACGTCGGGGCCGGCGCCTCGGATGCCGCGGTCTTCAGCTTCTATGCGAACAAGACGATTACGACGGGGGAGGGCGGCATGATTGTCTCGCGCAACGAGTCGCTCATCGAGCGCTGCAAGCTGACGCGGTTCCACGGCATCGATCGCGATAGCTTTGACCGCTCAGCCCCGGATCTTGCGAAGCTCTGCTACGATGTCGTCGCTCCAGGCTTCAAGTACAACATGAATGACATGGCCGCATCGCTCGGCCGGACGCAGTTGTCCCGGGCGCACGACTTTCATACTAGACGCCAGCACATCGCCGCCCGATACCACGACGGCGTTGCCGGGCTTCCCTTGACCCTGCCGGCGTGGCCCAAGTCCCACCAGACCCATTCCTGGCATCTCTATCCAATACAGTTCCACGATCGCGCGGCGCGCGACCGGTTCCTAGAGCACCTCTCCCGGCATGGGGTAGGCTTCTCGATCCACTACAGGCCGCTGCACCAGATGACCTATTGGCGCGAGCGCAACAATCTACGCGACGACCAGTTTCCGGTGGCAACGCGGTATGCGGAACGGTGCGTCAGCCTTCCCATTTTTGCATCGATGCGAGACGACGAGATCGCCAGGGTCATCGACGTCGTCCAGGCGGCATTCCACTAG
- the dnaG gene encoding DNA primase, translating into MLKIENRTALRRADKPTVVEMKFSDSFLDEVRARLPVSQVVSRRVQLKRAGREFKGLSPFNKEKTPSFTVNDQKGFYHCFSSGRHGDIFRFVMETEGLSFPEAVERLAGEAGVPMPAPDPQYERTVKERLGLMDALEAAAKFFEQALRSGTGRDALTYAEGRGLSRETIAEFRIGYAPGGRDTLKNALLQKGFSEAQLLDAGLIIKPDDGRPTYDRFRDRLTIPILDVKSRVIAFGARALAPDAQPKYLNSPETRLFDKGSQVFNFARARGSAFDKGELIVTEGYMDVIALHQAGFKNAVATLGTAFTARQMEQLWQLAPEPVICFDGDRAGEAAAARAVDRMLPVLREGHSFRFAFLPQGQDPDDLVRSAGPSAFSAYLKNAMPLIDMAWRREMRAGAIDTPERRAAFEARLEALLNEIENVRVREHYRREIKNRLFELWRPQPRSGRNGGPGKRNGAKPARREALPPPTAYGFGTIVALALVNHPWLLDQYAEEIASVDVTDKKLAALLAAATKAIHDDHAISRDALIAKLRDGSNGELLDRLFLESHHARHAFLKPDMPRDEVEEQFTDMLYRWRALPTLSREIAESAEVIADMSEAEFERFAVLQQEVASVGLKQDTDDAAMRDAKQRFQDMLARLKSAPPAKGRRRQG; encoded by the coding sequence GTGTTGAAGATTGAGAATCGCACCGCGCTTCGGCGCGCCGATAAGCCCACTGTCGTTGAAATGAAGTTCTCCGATTCGTTCTTGGATGAGGTCCGTGCCCGGCTCCCTGTGAGCCAGGTCGTGTCGCGCCGCGTGCAGCTCAAGCGCGCCGGGCGTGAGTTCAAGGGGCTGTCTCCCTTCAACAAGGAGAAGACCCCGTCCTTCACCGTGAACGATCAGAAAGGCTTTTATCACTGCTTCTCGTCCGGCCGGCATGGCGACATCTTCCGCTTCGTCATGGAGACGGAAGGTTTAAGTTTTCCCGAAGCCGTGGAGCGGCTGGCGGGGGAGGCGGGCGTGCCGATGCCGGCGCCCGATCCCCAATACGAGCGCACGGTCAAGGAGCGGCTCGGGCTCATGGACGCGCTCGAAGCCGCCGCCAAGTTCTTCGAGCAGGCGTTGCGGTCGGGCACAGGGCGCGACGCGCTCACCTATGCCGAGGGGCGCGGGCTGAGCCGAGAGACCATCGCCGAGTTCCGCATCGGCTATGCACCCGGAGGACGCGACACGCTCAAGAACGCGCTGCTGCAAAAAGGCTTCAGCGAGGCGCAGCTTCTCGATGCCGGGCTGATCATCAAGCCGGACGACGGGCGTCCCACCTACGACCGTTTCCGCGACCGGCTGACGATCCCGATTCTCGACGTGAAGTCGCGTGTCATCGCATTCGGGGCCCGCGCGCTCGCTCCAGATGCGCAGCCGAAATATCTGAACTCGCCGGAGACGCGACTATTCGACAAGGGCTCCCAAGTGTTCAACTTCGCCCGCGCGCGCGGTTCCGCCTTCGACAAGGGCGAGTTGATCGTCACGGAAGGTTATATGGACGTGATCGCGCTGCACCAGGCGGGTTTCAAGAACGCGGTGGCGACGCTTGGCACGGCCTTCACGGCGCGGCAGATGGAGCAGCTGTGGCAGCTCGCGCCCGAGCCCGTGATCTGCTTCGACGGCGACCGGGCAGGCGAGGCCGCCGCGGCGAGGGCCGTGGATCGAATGCTGCCCGTGCTGCGCGAAGGCCATTCGTTCCGGTTTGCCTTCCTGCCCCAGGGCCAGGACCCGGACGATCTCGTTCGCAGCGCCGGGCCGTCCGCCTTCTCGGCCTATCTCAAGAACGCCATGCCGCTGATCGACATGGCCTGGCGCCGGGAGATGCGCGCCGGCGCCATCGATACGCCGGAGCGGCGCGCCGCCTTTGAAGCGCGGCTCGAGGCGCTGCTGAACGAGATCGAGAATGTGCGTGTCCGCGAGCACTATCGCCGCGAGATCAAGAACAGGCTGTTCGAACTGTGGCGGCCGCAGCCTCGGTCCGGCAGAAACGGTGGGCCCGGCAAGAGAAACGGAGCGAAGCCCGCCCGCCGCGAGGCGCTGCCGCCGCCAACCGCCTATGGGTTCGGTACGATTGTTGCGCTGGCGCTCGTGAACCATCCTTGGCTGCTCGATCAGTACGCCGAAGAGATCGCGAGCGTGGATGTAACGGACAAGAAGCTTGCCGCGTTGCTCGCCGCCGCCACGAAAGCGATCCACGATGACCATGCCATTTCGCGCGACGCGTTGATCGCGAAACTGCGCGACGGATCCAACGGGGAACTGCTGGACCGGCTGTTCTTGGAAAGCCATCATGCGCGGCACGCCTTCCTGAAACCCGATATGCCGCGCGACGAGGTGGAGGAGCAGTTCACGGACATGCTCTATCGCTGGCGCGCGCTGCCGACGCTCAGCCGTGAGATCGCCGAGAGCGCCGAGGTCATCGCCGACATGTCCGAAGCCGAGTTCGAACGCTTTGCCGTTCTGCAGCAGGAAGTGGCGAGCGTCGGCCTCAAGCAGGACACGGACGACGCGGCCATGCGCGACGCGAAGCAGCGTTTTCAGGACATGCTCGCGCGCCTAAAAAGCGCGCCCCCCGCCAAAGGCCGCCGCCGGCAGGGCTGA
- a CDS encoding Maf family nucleotide pyrophosphatase, translated as MAAAVPGKIKAPKRPTRRRAPKPGSSFRPKLVLASASPRRLQLLEQAGLAPDALRPSSVDESVSKGEVPRQIVRRLAKAKAEAALKLVKNEPELAKCFLIAADTVVAVGRRVLGKAELENEAADMLRLLRGRAHRVYTAVTMVTPEGRWRERVVETRVRFRNITDQEIGAYLASGEWRGKAGGYAIQGIAGAFVIKLVGSYTNVVGLPLTETVSMLAGEGYPVALLWLAKAEVDSE; from the coding sequence GTGGCCGCCGCTGTGCCGGGTAAGATCAAGGCGCCGAAGCGGCCGACGCGCCGCCGCGCGCCGAAGCCGGGCTCCAGCTTTCGGCCTAAACTCGTGCTCGCCTCCGCGTCGCCGCGCCGTTTGCAGCTGCTCGAACAGGCAGGGCTTGCGCCGGATGCGCTGCGCCCGTCATCGGTCGACGAGAGCGTGTCGAAGGGCGAAGTGCCGCGTCAGATCGTGCGGCGGCTGGCCAAGGCCAAGGCCGAGGCTGCGCTGAAGCTCGTCAAGAACGAGCCGGAACTCGCCAAGTGTTTCCTGATCGCCGCCGATACGGTTGTGGCCGTCGGCCGGCGCGTGCTCGGCAAGGCCGAGCTCGAGAACGAGGCGGCGGACATGCTGCGGCTTCTGCGCGGCCGCGCCCATCGCGTCTACACGGCGGTGACCATGGTAACGCCCGAGGGGCGGTGGCGCGAGCGCGTGGTCGAGACCCGCGTGCGCTTCCGCAACATCACCGACCAGGAGATCGGCGCCTATCTCGCCAGCGGCGAATGGCGCGGCAAGGCGGGCGGCTATGCCATTCAGGGCATTGCCGGGGCCTTCGTCATCAAACTGGTGGGCTCCTACACGAATGTGGTGGGGCTGCCGCTGACCGAGACGGTCAGCATGCTGGCGGGCGAGGGCTATCCGGTCGCGCTACTGTGGCTGGCCAAGGCCGAGGTCGACTCCGAGTGA
- a CDS encoding SMP-30/gluconolactonase/LRE family protein, giving the protein MNESRDEAITAPLSLHGLPGSGGEDVLIEQDGSVVTGLGNGDVVRLTTDGTAVLGNTGGRPLGLEACADGTLLVCDHDKGLLRVDPATGRVTVVLNEIDGAPLRFCSNAARSEDGSIYLTTSSETATWDDYQADAIAHATSGKLIRVHPNGDTTVLDRNLSFANGIALAPDESCLYVAETLGYRIRRYWLKGERAGTWSDFVTGLHGFPDNISLSSTGLLWVALPAPRIALLDFLLPRHPALRTLALKLPRVLQPRPKRIVWVQAYDLDGRLVYNIRMRHRGFSFVTAVAQSEGTLWLASVRHAALARLALPPRNVTV; this is encoded by the coding sequence ATGAACGAGTCGCGCGACGAGGCGATTACGGCACCGCTGTCCCTGCACGGCCTCCCCGGCTCCGGCGGCGAGGATGTCCTGATCGAGCAAGATGGATCGGTGGTCACGGGGCTCGGCAATGGCGATGTGGTGCGCCTGACGACGGACGGCACTGCCGTTCTCGGCAATACGGGCGGACGGCCGCTGGGTCTCGAGGCCTGCGCGGACGGAACATTGCTGGTGTGCGATCACGACAAGGGCCTGCTGCGCGTCGATCCCGCGACCGGGCGCGTCACAGTCGTACTGAACGAGATCGACGGCGCACCCTTGCGCTTTTGCAGCAACGCCGCCCGGTCCGAGGACGGGAGCATCTACCTGACAACGTCGTCCGAAACGGCAACGTGGGACGACTACCAGGCGGACGCCATCGCGCACGCGACATCAGGAAAATTGATCCGTGTGCATCCCAATGGCGATACCACCGTCCTCGACCGGAACCTCTCCTTCGCGAACGGGATTGCCCTCGCACCGGATGAGTCCTGTCTCTATGTCGCTGAAACACTCGGCTACCGGATCCGCCGCTATTGGCTGAAGGGCGAGCGCGCCGGAACGTGGAGCGATTTCGTCACCGGGCTGCACGGCTTCCCCGACAACATCAGCCTATCGAGCACGGGACTGTTGTGGGTGGCGCTGCCGGCGCCGCGCATTGCGTTGCTCGACTTCCTGCTGCCCCGGCACCCGGCCTTGCGGACGCTCGCGCTGAAGCTGCCCCGCGTCCTGCAGCCGCGCCCGAAACGTATCGTGTGGGTGCAGGCCTACGATCTCGATGGACGGCTCGTCTACAATATCCGAATGCGGCACCGCGGCTTCTCATTCGTGACCGCCGTAGCGCAATCGGAAGGCACGCTTTGGCTGGCAAGCGTTCGGCACGCCGCGCTCGCGCGATTGGCGCTGCCGCCGCGCAATGTCACCGTTTGA
- a CDS encoding MarR family winged helix-turn-helix transcriptional regulator, producing the protein MTPRLRTPAGSALTDLILDLFRLNNRVLAAGDRLISGLGLTSGRWQVLGTIVAAERAQPVAWLARDMGANRQNIQRIVNDLERDGLVMFKPNPHHKRAQLVVLTDEGRRRFDAAMKLQAPWVNDLAEGLPVEAIETTRYTMAALLRRLEGHGQADGQD; encoded by the coding sequence ATGACCCCTCGACTGCGAACGCCGGCCGGAAGCGCCCTGACCGACCTCATTCTCGATCTGTTTCGCCTCAACAACCGCGTCCTCGCCGCCGGAGACCGGCTGATTTCCGGGTTAGGTCTCACGAGCGGACGCTGGCAAGTGCTCGGAACAATCGTTGCCGCGGAGCGGGCGCAGCCGGTGGCTTGGCTGGCGCGCGACATGGGCGCCAACCGCCAAAACATCCAGCGCATCGTCAACGACCTGGAGAGAGACGGTCTCGTGATGTTCAAGCCGAACCCGCATCACAAGCGCGCTCAGCTTGTCGTTCTCACCGACGAGGGTAGGCGCAGGTTCGACGCGGCCATGAAATTACAGGCGCCTTGGGTCAACGACCTCGCCGAAGGCCTACCTGTCGAGGCCATCGAGACGACGCGCTACACCATGGCCGCGCTGCTTCGGCGGCTGGAGGGACATGGCCAAGCCGACGGTCAAGACTGA
- a CDS encoding antibiotic biosynthesis monooxygenase has product MSFIRPLDPAFPIDRQLAVDASPVVLVNVFTLEKADEELFLKAWEQDAEFMKRQPGFISTQLHRAIGESPAYLNYAVWESTGHFRAAFENPEFVATHAAYPSSAVAAPHLFQKVAVAGICVA; this is encoded by the coding sequence ATGTCCTTCATACGGCCACTGGACCCCGCCTTTCCGATTGACCGTCAACTGGCGGTGGATGCCTCCCCCGTCGTGCTGGTGAACGTCTTCACGCTCGAAAAAGCGGACGAAGAGCTGTTTCTGAAGGCGTGGGAGCAGGACGCGGAGTTCATGAAGCGGCAGCCGGGCTTCATATCCACCCAGCTCCACCGCGCGATCGGCGAGAGCCCTGCCTATCTCAACTATGCGGTCTGGGAATCGACGGGCCACTTCCGGGCGGCGTTCGAGAATCCCGAGTTCGTGGCAACGCACGCGGCCTATCCGTCATCCGCCGTGGCCGCGCCGCACCTGTTCCAGAAGGTCGCTGTGGCCGGGATTTGCGTCGCCTAG